In the Agelaius phoeniceus isolate bAgePho1 chromosome 11, bAgePho1.hap1, whole genome shotgun sequence genome, one interval contains:
- the GNL3 gene encoding guanine nucleotide-binding protein-like 3, producing the protein MKRPKLRKASKRLSCHKRYKIQKKIREHHRKVRKEAKKRGHKKPKKDPGIPSAAPFKEELLREAEQRKQRLEELKQKQKLNRQKEHEKKRKLEAKKNAATTKEKAEGQESSGKSKGKTKKPLNKNSKKSFCRELMKVLEASDVVLEVLDARDPMGCRCPQLEQAVTSSGGNKKLLLVLNKIDLVPKDNVEKWLNYLKKEFPTVAFKSATMMKDKTMQEQVTKRHARVDFSETSQYFGSKCLLKLLQGYGKAQDRAIQVGVVGFPNVGKSSIINSLKGKRACNVGLTRGVTKSMQPVHLDKQTKMLDSPSIIADPSNSALALALRSIIDPEGSDSAVVLEGVNAIINHCSKQQVMMHYNIPDFRDPEEFLSLLAQKRGMLKKGGVPDIENMANLVLCDWTGARIKYYSQPPGSQKPPPYLTEQKIAEMQEGFNLNNLEQENSNTVQAIKHPSPASSIAFQSAGMTNGTIEENKMIEEGSKWGNMETSKEEEEEEEEEEEEEFAESDDDEHDVEEEDDDDDDDDDDVVKEETQVQVTRKAKPGKRQTNPTNPKEQRAGNERSRSLSFSLDKPADEDDAYDFNTDYV; encoded by the exons ATGAAGCGACCGA AGCTGCGGAAGGCGAGCAAGAGGCTGAGCTGCCACAAGCGCTACAAGATCCAGAAGAAG ATCAGAGAACACCACCGAAAAGTCCGGAAGGAGGCCAAGAAACGCGGACACAAAAAGCCCAAGAAGGATCCCGGAATTCCCAGTGCGGCGCCGTTTAAGGAGGAGCTTCTGCGGGAAGCGGAGCAAAGAAAGCAGAGG CTTGAAGAACTGAAACAAAAGCAGAAGCTCAACAGACAGAAAGAGCATGAAAAGAAGAGGAAGCTGGAAGCTAAAAAGAATGCAGCCACAACCAAGGAGAAAGCAGAGGGACAG GAATCCTCTGGCAAATCTAAAGGAAAGACTAAAAAACCGCTGAATAAAAATTCTAAGAAATCATTCTGCAGAGAGCTCATGAAG GTGCTTGAGGCCTCAGATGTGGTTCTGGAGGTTTTGGATGCCAGAGATCCAATGGGCtgcaggtgtcctcagctggAGCAAGCTGTCACTTCTTCTGGAGGGAACAAAAAACTGCTGTTGGTTCTGAACAAAATTG ATTTAGTGCCAAAGGACAACGTAGAGAAATGGCTGAATTATTTGAAGAAGGAGTTTCCAACCGTTGCTTTTAAGTCAGCAACAATGATGAAGGACAAGACTATG CAGGAACAGGTGACAAAAAGACATGCACGTGTTGATTTCTCAGAAACCTCTCAGTATTTTGGAAGCAAATGCCTATTGAAGCTTCTTCAAGGGTATGGCAAGGCCCAAGACAGAGCCATTCAGGTTGGGGTGGTAG GTTTCCCAAACGTGGGAAAGAGCAGCATCATCAACAGTCTCAAAGGAAAGCGTGCTTGTAATGTTGGCCTGACAAGAGGTGTTACCAA GTCCATGCAACCTGTGCACCTTGATAAGCAGACAAAGATGCTGGACAGTCCAAGTATAATTGCAGATCCTTCTAACAGTGCCCTTGCTCTGGCCTTGAGAAGTATCATAGACCCTGAAGGATCAGACTCAGCAGTTGTGCTTGAAGGAGTAAATGCCATAATAAATCACTGCAGTAAGCAGCAG GTAATGATGCACTATAATATCCCAGATTTCAGGGACCCTGAAGAGTTTTTATCTTTACTGGCTCAGAAGAGGGGCATGCTGAAAAAGGGAGGTGTTCCTGACATAGAAAATATGGCTAACTTAGTGCTTTGTGACTGGACAGG agCCAGAATAAAGTACTACTCACAACCTCCAGGATCTCAGAAACCACCACCCTATCTTACAGAACAAAAAATAGCTGAAATGCAGGAAGGCTTTAATTTAAATAACCTAGAACAAGAAAACAGCAACACTGTTCAAG CTATAAAGCACCCCAGTCCAGCAAGCAGCATTGCTTTTCAGTCAGCTGGAATGACAAATGGGACaatagaggaaaataaaatgataGAGGAAGGATCAAAGTGGGGAAACATGGAAAcaagcaaggaggaggaggaggaggaagaagaagaggaggaagaggaattcGCAGAAAGTGATGATGATGAACATGATGTGGAAgaagaagatgatgatgatgatgatgatgatgatgatgtcgTCAAAGAG GAAACCCAAGTTCAGGTCACCAGAAAAGCAAAGCCTGGAAAACGCCAAACAAATCCTACAAATCCCAAGGAGCAGAGGGCAG GAAATGAACGTTCCAGATCACTGTCCTTCAGCTTAGATAAACCAGCAGATGAGGATGATGCCTATGATTTTAATACAGACTATGTGTAA